CTGTATcctaggaagaaaaagaagcgTAAAATCCCAAGGAAAAGAGCTCCATGCTTGCTTGTTACAGGAGTGTCCCACACAGGACACCCTGGAGCACTAACAAATCTCCCAAGGTTATTTTAGACTGTGTCTACTTCCTGATTTAAGAGAGGATATGTCAAACCACCTCTCTGAGTGGAAGCTCTGACCGCTCCCAGACCCACTGATGTGGGCAGGCAGCACGAGCAGGGAAACTGCCATCTGCTCAAGAGCATCATCTGCTCATCTTTCCGCATTTGCTCTCAAGGTTACTATCCCCCCTAAGGATGCGGGAATACTACATAAGTAttaaagcttttccttttcactcTCCAGGACCTTAAGCCACACTGAGTCATGGGTTCAGGCCTGAGGGTTACACCAGGGCTTCCCTCTGCATCCACTGCAGCCAAACTTCTCTCAGCTCTGCAAAAGTTTCTATATAAAAATGTCCCTCTCAACCACAAATAAAGCCGGTCATCTTCAGAGCATTTTGCTAACACGTCTAAGAGCAGTCTTCTCAGGTATAAAAATTTAAGCTGTAAAAagcataagaaaataaatacttagGGCAATTTTTAGAGGAAAACATGCTGGAAAAAGCACAAAAGTTTATGGATTCAGCCAACTGCTTGGTCAGTCTCTTGAACTTCCCAGTTCCAAGCAGTTCAGCCCTAGATATCAGTAAGTCTCCCTGAATTCAAGACAGCCATACGTTGGCCCATCAGTTTATTTTAGAGTTGGGCTTCTGATGTTATGGTCATAAAGGCAACTAAAGGAAAACAACCAGAGAAGCAACAAAATCTGGAGACCAATGAACCAGCAAGGGATCCCTCTGCTCAGCTTCCAGCCAAGCCTATCCAGGCCTTCCCACTGAAGCAACTCAGTTATAGTTTTTGGTAGTGTGAGGTAATTTAGcaccaacaaaccaaaccagaagACTGAGATCTAATGCTGTCATGCCTTCCCCCATCAGCTACCCAATACTGATCCTCGAAGACACATGTTTCTTGTCAACAGCCCAGTGTTGTCGTGAtgccagagaagagaagaaagatttgGCACCTCACATCCACACCTATTGACAGGAACAGAGCAGCAAACAAAACACTCGGGCACTGAAGTAACCAAGAGGCTTTGCTTTCCATTTCATTCCCTTCTTGACGTATCGTCAGTCCTGTCTGCAGATCAATTTATTTTGCTAGAATACGCCTATTTCAAATATAGGATACTTAACCAGAGATCTTCTGAAACCGGAAAAAAGTAGTTTTCAAGACCTAACCCCACCCCTGCTTCATCCAGCAGTCCCGCAGGATGAAGCAGGACTGGATGCCATCAAGCTGAGCACGCGGATCGGCACAAGATCCCGGATTTCCAGGCAGCTGTATCAGCAAGCGGGACAAACCCAGGCACGGGAGGGGGCCGGTGCCGTGCCCAGGGAGCGCACCTCGTCCCACGGCTCCCGCCCTGTGGGAGAGCGCAGTGGAGTCCCCCTGCCCTCCCGGCCCTACCTGGGCTCCGCCGGCTGGCGCTGCCGCGGGGCTGTGCcgctccttcctcttcctcccgtGGAACACCACGACCTCCACGGCCGGCGGCGCCaccggggccggcggggcagcggcggcggcggcggcgctcaGCTCGGCCCGCAGCTCCCCGAAGAAATCGcgggccccgcgccgcccaCCCGCCGCCGGCTGCAGCCCCCGGCTCTCCTCCTCCGCTCCttcctccgccgccgccgcccctgcGCTCCTCTCGCCGAGCTGCGCAGCGCTGAGGGCGCCGCCGGGCTCCTCGCCTGCGAGCCGAGCACATGCCGCGGGTCAGCCCCGCGCGGCCGCCGTCGCCCCGCTCCGGAGCGAACACGCCCGGCCCCCTCCCTTCCCCGGCCCCCAGGCAGGACCGCGGTGCCGGCGCAGCGCCCGGCCGGGCCCCGCGCACCCACCCAGGTCGTAGAGGGCTCCGAGCACCGCCTCCAGCCGGCGGCGGGGCTCCCGCGGCCCCATGGCTGCCGCGACCAGCGGGCGCTCCGGCGTGTGATCCCCGGCGGCTCCCGTCGGCCCCGAGATGGCACCGCCCATGGCGCGGTGCCCCCGCCCTCCGCCGCCGCACCGCGCTTGGCAgccgggccggggcggctcGGGGCCATGGGCGCCGTGGGAGGCTGCGGCGGGCGGGAGGGCACCGCGGCGGGGTAGGGCAGGCGAtcggggcgcggggcggcgcggTGGAGCTCGCAGGACCATGGCgacagcggcggcggcgcccgggcgggcgcggcgaGGGGCGCCCATGTACTCGGtaggcagcggcggcggcgggagcggtgccggggggaaggggctgccagCCTCAGCCACTGTGAGGTGCCGGTCACTCCGAAGCAGAGTGGTGCAATCCCCCTCCGCTCTTCTGCCCCGGCTTGGGTCCTGAGGAAGCGGGGGCCGCGCTCCGACGAGAGGGGCGAGGCCTCTCCCGGGCTCGGCGGGGTCGGGTGGCGGCCGAGCGGCAGCCGGACTTCTCCCCTCACCAGTTCACCTTCCTGGGCCCGCTTCTTTGCCCGAGCTGCACCTCCCGGACCTGTCGTGTCAGTCGCGACAGCCGGGGCTCCCGATTCCGAGCGCCGCGTCTCCCCTCAGACCGGCTGTGGAAGGCCAGCCGGTTTGGGGAAGGTGGGACGTGGCTCTTCCCTGGCGGGGGCTGTGTCCCGGAGCAGCTGTCTGGGGCGGCAGGTGTCCGGGCGCTCCGCAGGGTTTCAGCCCCGCAGAAAGCTGACGTGCCAGCGGCGGTGAATACAGCGCTGGGAGATTGTCATGAGCATGGAGTGGCAGAAACGGGTTTTCCCGTGTTACATGGTCGAAATGACTTTACTGACCTTGTTTGTTCCCTACAGTTCCTTTGCCAGCTTCAGACAAGGAGGTTTGAGTGTGGGATGCTAAAGCCCCCCACCTCCGCCCAAGCATTTGGAGGAGGGGACTAGGGATAGAGGGAAATCACTCCTTGTTTCGGCAGAGATTCCCAAACTTCTCTGTCGTCTGGTATACCAAATGCAAGGCAAGCACCATCGTTACATTGCATATCCTAGTTACACAGAAGTGGAGAAGCTCCAGGCTCCCGCTCTTTTGATTCTGTACTTTGCCACTGTCACGGTAACTGTGCCTGTCACTGAATTTTCTCACGTCCAAGTTTCCAACAGTGTTTTTTAAGTGTGCTCTCTACCCGTTGGCAATTGAAGCTGAACAGCGGCTTGGCTGTAACGTGTAAAAGCAATGTTATAAATCTTAAGTCGTTGGCAAAGTATGTGGTTTGGCTCCCTCAGTGCTCTTTCAGAACAGGGTGTAAAAACAGCTATTGCCATGGAGAGAAATTAGTTGCATATCAAGTCTGAAAACATGAAtgaggagcagaggcagagaggtGATTTTTCACTGGGCTGTGTCCTTTGCAAAGCTCTGCTCACCAGAGCAGTGTTGGGGAATGGCTGTAGCAGTGCAGCGACTGCTGATGTGGCTGATGATGCCCGCGCTgagtgctgcttttctttgtctGGGTTTCATGTAGTTGCAAATTGCAGGATTTAAACTTTTGTAATTGACATAAATGTTGCTTATATTTTCTGAGAACTGACTCATCACACACTGGTCTAAGAAGGTGTATACTTAGAGCCAAATAATATTTCTGCTGCTATTCTGagctgtcctttttttttgccattacATAGCATAAGggatttatttctgatttatttttaatcaagaGGGTTGATATAAGGTGTCAACAGCAACAGATGGCTAATACAAACTCTTTCCAGTCATCTTAACAGTTCTTAGCTTACTTAGCTCTTGCAAAATACCAACCAGTTTAAAGCTGTGGAAGAAGGAAGGTTGAAAACTGTAATGCTATAAACtgtacagggggaaaaaaagcccaaaaagtTCTACATGAATATGGGCCTGGATTTAATACCCTCTATAGGATTGTTTTGAAAGTCTTTGGAGAGTTTGTTACTGTGAGGCAATTCTTTAAAATGCAGTAGTGGAAAGAAAAGTTATACACTCTACTAAATGCGATTATAGTAGGATTGTCTCATTGGAGGACTCAAATCCCACTATAATGTTTGACCTTCTCATGTTCTTTTCTCCACACAGTATAGGCAGATTTGGAGACCATCCTTTTGCCTATACTTTGTGGTGAAAAGAACATGAGAAGGTCAAACATTATAGTAGGATTTGTATCCTCCAGTAAAATGAAATTGGCTTTTGATGCAGTTAAAGCTTTGAAGGAATTTTTGTCGTTCTTCAGTGGAGATATTCCTGatttgagtttttttgttttgttttgccaaaTTATTTTGTGTTGATAAATGGACAGTGATTAAAGGTTTGCTTTCTACTTTAAATGTCAACTACTCTGTTAGTGTTGCTGATGTGGCCTGTGGGCAGCTGGCAGTGGAACCTGACTCCTTCTCCCAGGGTTGAAAACCCAACTGCCACTGCAGGGCATTTTGCTTATCTGTTCCTGGTGTTCTCCTGCATGTTTGCTGGCCAGACTTTCTGCTCAGCACCAGAAAAGGTCACTGTAAGAGCCCATGAAGCAAAGTggtttatttcttcattatcaGATTGGTTCTGCACCGGTCGTATATAGGAAGAAGAAGTGGAACGAATGAAAAGGATGCCTCTGCTACCCTTCAGGTGGTACTGTGGAGGAAGAcataagcatttttatttttagcatcttCTTCTAATAGATATACTTGATCATAAGTGATACTTTTATATTTGTGTTTCACAGAGACTTACTCCAGTAGTCTTACTTCTCTGGTGGctagtgctgctgcttttaagtTTAGAGAAGTACAATTTCAGTCTTGGAAAGACCAAGGGGTCATTCATACAAACTGTTGTGTTATAGGACATAATAGGAGACATCTCTCTCCAGCACAGAGATCTACTGACTCAAGGGGAAGAGTTTTTTCTCTGAGATTTTTGCAGTAGGATGGATATACAATTAGCTCTTGATGTGccatttgttttcctgcttaGCAATGGTATTGGTAACTCAGAGGCTGTGCTTCTTTTTACCTTTGTGTGCACCATACAGCATTTTGATCTTCACATGGCTGATGGcgttgggttttttgtttgttcctgCTTGGCTATGTTTCATGCACCTTATGTCCAAGCTTTGTGAAAACTACCACGAGTCACCAAGGTCCCAGATGCAACTTTAAGTAGCAGGGATCATTTTTTGTCTGTTGATGATTGTGTTTTTATAATGTCAGTCATGGCATTGTCTTCATCAAGCTGTGAGAGTTGGAATCAAAGGTGTTTTAGTTAATACCTATTAATCATGGAGAGCCTGGAGGCAAGGGACTTCAGCTTTAATAGCCCAGCTGTTCTCTCAGCTTCTTCCTGTTGGGCAGAATTAAGTAACGTGGCATAGGGTAATTTGGGGATCTTTGCAGTTGAAAAGGGttgggatggggttttgggggggggttgtttgtttgtttgtttgtttgtttgttttcctttttaatttctttccgAATCACTGTTTCAAGCAGGTAATATTAGTTCCTGCATTCACAGAGTGTGGAATACAGATTGAAAGctaaaaagaaaccccaaaatgTTGCAGACATATTGCAACATGTAGCCAAGCAGATCACCAAATGGTTCAAGACAGTGTCTCATTCTTCATTTGTATGTTCCTAGCAGAAAGAGCTCACATCAAAGAAAAGAGATGAATTTGAAGATATCTTGGAGGAAAGACGGTTGTCCAGTGACTTGAGATACGCAATGAAATGTTATACTCCTGTGATCTACAAGGGACTTTCACCTTGCAAGCCAAATGCTATTAAAAGTGCTGTTCTCCAGTCAGAGCAAGTTCAATATGTTATCAAGCAGGTGAGTCTGGACACTGAACTGTAAGATGAGGTAGGGTGGACACAGCCAAGCTTTGTGTGGCAGCAGGGAAAAAGACCTTGTCAAAATGATAGCTGTAGTTTGGAAGATAGCTCAGTAAATGAGTAACTTAAGAGCCGTActcttttggcaggaaaaacaaatactGATTTATCGTAGAGCTGGCACGTCAGATAGCTCATTCATGAAACAGTGTTTTGATTTTGCATATACCACACTTTACCATTAACTTATCCAATGtgcctgactttttttttctttaaatttctaCTCCTACTCCACTGTCCTTGCCACAAAGCAGCATTGTGAAAGACAGAAGCACTCTCCTTCTTTGTAGACATTTTTGTGCTTTGGGGATGTCTTATTGTAATTTTACAGGCTAGTGATATATTTATGAGCTAGTCCTAAATGCTACTTTCATTCAAATGAGAGTTACATTTCAGAGATAATTCTTTGAAACACTGTCTAACATGTAaccatatttttgttttaagatgAAGGACTGCTGCTATTTTGTAATGAATAAAGTATTTTATGGTCAGACTAGCTGATATTTTATATTGTATTGAAATGCCTGAAATAAGAGTGTGTGCTAGTTAGCAGAGTAACTATTTTCAGTATTCATAAAAAATACTTCCAAGTGAATAGAAGTATATAAGATGTTTTGGTTAGTCCTGAGTGGTCAGTGGCTGCTGTAAAATTTTTCTGTTGGTTTAGTTTAATGGTCAGTGTTACAAATGATGTATCAGTGTCTGTTATGATGTGACAAAGTAAACGATGTCCTGCAAAGTAGTCCTGTTGCACATCATGGATTGCTAAGTAGTATGAAATCCAAAAAAGTCTTTCAACTTCAGAGACATTAAAAGATTTACTGGAAGAAAATACTTTACAGAGGACTTGACAGAAAGACATTTGTAtgatgttttcttctgaagtgctgcatttttgatggaaaattattttgatggATATTTTCTGGGCTAGCATCACATGGTTGAAGGGGGTTAGCAGACCTCCCATTGCAGCCTAGTTACCAGCCTTGCACAGAGATTACTGAAAGTATCTGAGACTGTCTTGGGCAATGAGCCCAACAGTCTACGATTAGTGACCCTCCTTCCTGAGCAAGGTTTACATGGCTTTACACAGGCATACTAGAATTTGTTCTCATGCCAAATTGTTGAGGTTACTAAAGTTCAGTATTCAAAATGAAggtcatttgtttgttttagctTGCCATATGTCACTGATCTGGTTTTTTGATTTCTGATTTTGGGGAATAAGTGCTTAGTTCTATAGTGGATGTTCACTTAAATCACACAGGATGATCTGTGTGGTAATCCTTTTGCTGGTGAGTAAGAACAGTATCTCTCCCTAGTGAATAACAAGAAGAACTTCTTGGCTTCCTGAGAGAAATTGATTTTCTTAGGCTGAAGTGAAAGCAGCTTTTGACTTCTTTAAACATTTAAAGTAATCAGTTAAAACTACATGTGGAAATACTTAGGATGAAGGATAACGCATTTAAGAAAACACAACTGAAACAGTAGATATGATGGAGGAGATGGATTTTCACATGTGTcgcaaaagagaaataataggTAAACAGTGCTGGCTTCTAAACAGAGCTGTGCTTTTTCTGGtggctttttcttctgccattccttctctttcctcctccctgttcAGTAGAAGTCATATTCCCTATTACATAATAGTAAAAGGCTTACCTTTTCAATTAAATATTTCCAGATTCAAAGTATCAAATAGGAGGGATGACCATtatttaaatctgttttaagAAACTTCAAAAGGGAATGTGCAcggcaacagaaaaaaagtcattaataTGCACAGTTGGTAGAGACAGTGCTTTGTATGCAATTCAGCTACCCATTGCCAAAGTAATACATTATTAAGAAATTGAAGTGTGACAGGGCTGAGGTTTTCCATAAACTCTAACTCAAATGCacttaaaatgtttctgttgtGATTATCTCTGCAAATGTAGGTTAAATTTTACTAGTCAAAGAAAAATGCACACAGCCTTCTTTAGACGGATAATATAGGAAATATTCTTTGAACTTAAATCTCCTCTGCACATGCTACAAGTTAAAACATTCAGATGGTGTGTTTGGTGTGGGGGGGAAATCATTGCACACCCTTCCCCCTGCCATTGACATCTAAGCCCATTCTTGATTTTTGGACAGCTTTCACTTGGCTTTCTCGTGTTGACAGACACCAAACAGATTCTGTATAATTAGATAAACGCCTATCACATAAAATAAAGTGTTGTGGACTATTGCAGTAGTTCTGCCATAGTAGCTGTGGCACATTAGAATGGTGTGCATGCGCAAGGGGAAGGGAACAACTTCTCACCgctattttgtttctctttagtTAGCCAAAGAGATGGGAGAATCACCTGATATTATTCAAGAAGAAGCCACGGAAATCCTGGATGAGATGGGCCACCGTATGCAGTTAGGAGCTGTCAGATTTTTTGCCTTTACTCTgagcaaaatatttaaacagcTTTTCCAGAGAGTTTGTGTGAATGAAGAAGGAATGCAGAGAGTGAGTACCGGTGGGGGAGAAAAAGTTATAATATTTTCATATCAGTCACTTAGACAAGAACTCTAATCTTTaagtaaaaaatatgaaaaataccCTTTGGTATTTCTTAACAAATGTGGGAGGAAAGAGACATGATATATAAGTATTTTAGAGGCAAACAGCAATTAGGACTTTTTGTacattttccaaatgctttCTATGGTAAGGAATGCCATGTGCCCATGATTCTGTTAGATCAGCCACTGAAAGAGTCTTTTCTATATCATACTATAAAATAATAACACTTTTAGCTGAATTGGGGGTGAAAACAATGTTATGTGGCTGAGTGGACTGGCTGTTCTGCAAAACCTTCATACGACTAATGGTAGTGAAACACAGCACCTCTGAGGCAGAAGATGCTTTAGGTTTGCTTCAGTTTCCTGGGAGCCATTGTCTCCCTCTTTCATTTCAGGATGCTGCTGTTTTGGAGAGTGTACTGTATTCCCTGGAAGTCAGCAATGCCAGTCCTGATAGCCCCTATTTGGTTTTTCATCCCCATTAAGAGGGATTTTAATTAGACTATCACATAATGAGGGTGGCCCTAGTTTTTGAGTCCTGTGGTACCTGTGAACCACAGGTTGCTAGTCTGGAAACAATTGCTCCAAATTCCTATGGATTCCGTGCTGAAAAAGGTATAGAGTGTGTGGACAGAGAAACCACCCAAACAAATCAGTTTCTGTTTGTCTTAAGCCCAGTGAAAGTTTACATTTGCAAATTTCAACAGTCAATTGGTAAATACTGGAACAATATTGtttgcaatgtttttttttagttgcaaCACGCCATTCAGGAGCATCCAGTTGTACTGCTGCCCAGTCACCGAAGCTATGTAGACTTTTTGATGCTGTCTTATTTGCTATATACGTATGACTTGGCTTTGCCTGTCATTGCTGCAGGAATAGGCAAGTATGTTCTTTTAACAATGTTTTCAGGATTTGGAGAATCGGTAGCAAGGGGTATGGTAGCTGCACAAGTATTTGTGTTTAACATCTGTTCCAAATACGTCTTGTTAAAGCCTCCTTGGGGGAGAGGCTTACAATGTCTGAAAGCTTCTCACTGGTGCTGAGTTTTTTTTCATAGCAAGTTCACCCAGGAGTACCCCATCTGCCCAAGGCTGGGGCAAATATAAGAGTTGCAAAGGCAACTTTCTATTGCTTTTATGGCCTGGAACAGGCAAAAACTTGCCCAAGAGCTACTGTGGATGCAGAACTTCTTTATACTTCATTATACAGTTTTAAGTGCAATTATAGTAGCCAGATATGAAGTGCTTGTTGCCACTGTGACTGATTCCCTTGAAGCATTGGCATAACTCTGTTATGTGAAAtgctgagagcagagctggctgggaagCAAAATTTCATGTCAGAGGTCAGGATTTTGGACATACTTAGTTCTAAAGCAGACAAATCCAGTATATTTGTGGGAAACAATTCTTGAAGACTTGAACAGTAAATGTGTTTTGAGTTAATATGTGTTTTGAAAACCTGGACTCTGTAAGCACTTAACTGGGAAGCCTGATCTTGGAAGTCTCGGGTATCAACCAGATCTTCTAAGCAGGCAGAAAACCACCTTAAGGTCTGGTGCAGCACTGTAATATGTACAGGTAAGCTAGCAAAGATCTGGGAACCTACTGCTTTACTGTAGTCTACTTTTCCAGTCAAGAGGTTGGAAAGACCAGTAGAAAACCAGCAGAAGCTGGTTGCAATGGAAGATGAGATTCCCGTGTTCTTTGAGTTTGCATCTGGGTGATGCAGGTTAGATTCTGGTGAATTCAGAAGTCAATGTCTCATAGCTACCTTGATCAAGGTGTTACATTATTATGTTAAAAATCTGCTCACATGCTGTCATAGGTATTGGTGTAATCCTTTGCTGACTTGGATTAGAGTCTTTTTGAGTTTTGGACCTCAAAATGGTATCTTATGATACTATTAGTTTAGCTTACAGGAATTTTTTAAtgattaacatttttttaagtgttttgggTGCTTCAGGGTCAAAATTCTCCTAAAGAATTAGGGGCTTGCAGCTTGATGTTGCATGtgtgtattattttaaattcctcTGGAGCAAATACAGTTCTCTGTGGTTGTAGTTGTATTTACTGCATATCGTGTTAGAGGTTCACAAGATGTGGTTTACAAACTCACTCTCAAAGTGATACTTGTGCTGAGTGGAAAGACACTCTCCTGATAAAGGTGGTAAGTGCCTTTGCTTTGTTAATTATCTCTTGGCCTCAAGTAGCATATAGATAGATCTGTGGGGATTAGCTAAGAGAAGGTAAACAGTTGTCAGTAACACTGGTAAATCCTCATGCAATACATTAGCAGGAATCTAACTGGTGCTAGGATCACGTTTCTGGCATCTATGACGTCTTCAAGGCAGTAATTGTCAGCAATGCAGCTAGAAATGTGAATTTATCTTAGTGAATAACTGTTCTCAAGTATTTCATGGATTGAAGTGGGAAGGAGGTTGAAGTGGCACATGGCCAGCTGCTGTTTAGACTTGTTTTAAATGCTTCCTTAAgaattttttaaagtgaagtGTTTCCTGGTTTTGACAAGTTAAGCATTGACCATTGTTCCTTAAAACTaaaaaatttacagaaaattttAGCTGGTTTGATGTACGTCCCTCAAAGTGATGATTCAGGATCATAAATGATCTAATGTAGTTTAACTAGCCAGGTAATTTCTGTGTCTTCTAGGATACATTCAATAGTA
This DNA window, taken from Pseudopipra pipra isolate bDixPip1 chromosome 3, bDixPip1.hap1, whole genome shotgun sequence, encodes the following:
- the C3H1orf131 gene encoding uncharacterized protein C1orf131 homolog — its product is MGPREPRRRLEAVLGALYDLGEEPGGALSAAQLGERSAGAAAAEEGAEEESRGLQPAAGGRRGARDFFGELRAELSAAAAAAAPPAPVAPPAVEVVVFHGRKRKERHSPAAAPAGGAQTQIVNEETNVNKQEFNFEKARLEVHKFGITGYKKHEQRIWEQERAIMLGAKPPKKEHVNYRTYQEKMKEKKAVKDADKEKEHKGDSLKKKKKEQKER